Proteins encoded by one window of Manihot esculenta cultivar AM560-2 chromosome 10, M.esculenta_v8, whole genome shotgun sequence:
- the LOC110623933 gene encoding putative disease resistance RPP13-like protein 1, with product MDIVTAVGGSILSVCFQGLLDRLNSIDLMKYVGQGQVLAELKKWEKILKRIYAVLEDAEEKQTANRLVEIWLSDLRDLAYDLEDIIDELATEFRRRKLEDKPVRPNKVHKFFSVMCGGANLTLNAIKFNAEMVAKIEETSARLDEIIKQKDELRLVESIRRRVSHVTERPPSTSLVNEAKVYGREEDKKAMLKLLNAETSDAQVSVISIVGMGGLGKTTLAQLVYNDPTLELDLKAWVSVGEGFDVFRVTKTVLFQLGDGGDDNDLNLLQVKLKQKLSGKKFLVVLDDVWTQNYEQWTLFWGPFEAGAPQSRVIVTTRSQDVSLKVGATQAYALNKLSHHESMSVFAQHALGANNFDKHLKLKEMGEGIVKRCGGLPLAAKALGGILRGKPNPNLWKEVLSSQIWELPDNDNNILPALRLSYLHLPPHLKQCFSYCAILPKDREFDRNELVLLWMAEGFLYDQKKMKESEGLGHKYFDDLLSRSFFQQSNDNESKYIMHDLIIDLACFVSREICLHMVDKLDNAKSYAKIRHSSFIPHFMNTLQRFQSFYEMKNLRTLLSRGRDVGRCYLTSKVVHDLVPKLKCLRSLSLPHLVIEELPDSIGDLKHLRYLNLSVTLIKRLPESVDKLFNLQTLKLFDCYELIELPKGICNLLNLLHLDIIGTTKLKEMPPHIGNLTSLCVLTKFIVGKSNGRITELKKLCDLRGQLHITSLENVEVEDIGDAAFAILKDKPGITELYLKWTDEFSYDSRNPSHEEQVLNSIRPHQSLSSLSITSFGGRKFPLWLGEPSFSGTVQVELSNCHQITSLPPLGRLKSLKRLSIKGLSGVKEVGVEFYGDESCFSCLETLEIVNMGEWEQWAWSNGLDEDSVAKFPKLQELHIQNCSKLVEKLPNFLPSLEKLVIINCPLLVELPKVLPSLITLNIRRCQVAFLKSVTNATCLTSLKRLEIGGCHELVSLVDGEEGLLPCNLEVLDIDLCPNLKELPSGLKDLKSLEDLKISQCRSLVSFPVGGLPHNLIYLSMNNCESLESLPEGIVCHSNYSSETSHLEELCIFGCGSLDSSSNGKFPDSLKTLNICNWTTQLLNSLYYGLSHLTDLQIWNCPQLESFPGKELPIPSLVSLKIADCQGLRSLSNHMQNFQSLQNLEIGGCHQLELFPEMGLPNPKLVYFHIHRCKNLRSLPNQMQSLTSLQSISVTDCGGGIECSIECLPPNLTMLSIGACLNLKQPMPEWGLHRLTSLRKLTIGSMKSTEDIVSFPDDDGFLLPAYLTHLFIAGFKNLKSISMGIQNLTSLKELEIWSCPKLQSFPAEGFPATLECLSIGNCPLLRDRCLKDKGGDYWPVISHIPRVEIHN from the coding sequence ATGGATATTGTCACTGCTGTTGGAGGCTCTATCCTCTCTGTTTGCTTTCAGGGGCTTCTCGATAGGTTGAATTCCATTGACTTGATGAAATATGTAGGCCAAGGTCAAGTCTTGGCTGAACTCAAGAAGTGGGAAAAGATTCTCAAGAGAATTTATGCGGTGCTTGAAGATGCAGAGGAGAAGCAGACGGCAAATCGATTGGTGGAGATCTGGTTAAGCGATCTCAGAGACTTGGCTTACGACCTGGAGGATATCATTGATGAACTTGCCACGGAGTTTCGGCGACGCAAGTTGGAAGACAAACCTGTTCGTCCAAATAAGGTGCACAAATTTTTCTCTGTTATGTGTGGTGGGGCGAATCTTACTCTAAATGCTATTAAGTTCAATGCTGAGATGGTTGCCAAAATAGAGGAAACTAGTGCTCGATTAGATGAGATAATAAAGCAGAAAGATGAACTCCGTTTAGTAGAGTCTATCAGAAGGAGGGTCAGCCATGTGACAGAAAGACCACCCTCGACCTCTTTGGTTAATGAAGCAAAGGTTTATGGTAGGGAGGAAGATAAGAAGGCGATGTTGAAATTGTTGAATGCTGAGACAAGTGATGCCCAGGTGTCTGTGATTTCCATAGTTGGGATGGGAGGCCTTGGCAAGACAACTCTAGCTCAGCTAGTCTACAATGACCCCACGTTGGAGCTTGATTTGAAAGCCTGGGTTTCTGTTGGCGAAGGTTTTGATGTTTTTAGGGTCACAAAAACAGTTCTTTTTCAATTGGGTGATGGTGGTGATGATAATGATTTAAATTTGCTTCAGGTAAAATTGAAGCAAAAGTTGTCTGGGAAGAAGTTTTTAGTTGTCCTAGATGATGTTTGGACTCAGAACTATGAGCAATGGACTCTGTTTTGGGGTCCTTTTGAAGCAGGGGCTCCTCAAAGCAGAGTTATCGTCACGACTCGAAGTCAGGATGTTTCATTAAAGGTGGGTGCTACTCAAGCATATGCTCTTAACAAGCTGTCACACCATGAAAGCATGTCTGTGTTTGCCCAGCATGCTTTGGGAGCAAATAATTTTGACAAGCACTTGAAGCTGAAAGAAATGGGTGAAGGGATTGTCAAACGATGTGGAGGATTACCTTTGGCAGCAAAAGCTCTTGGAGGCATATTAAGGGGTAAACCAAATCCTAATTTGTGGAAGGAAGTATTGAGCAGTCAGATATGGGAGTTACCAGACAACGACAACAATATTCTTCCAGCCTTAAGGTTGAGTTATCTTCATCTTCCACCTCATTTGAAGCAATGTTTCTCTTATTGTGCAATACTACCAAAAGATCGTGAGTTTGATAGGAATGAATTGGTTTTGCTGTGGATGGCTGAGGGTTTCTTGTATGACCAGAAGAAAATGAAGGAGAGTGAAGGTTTGGGTCATAAATATTTCGATGATTTATTATCAAGATCGTTTTTCCAACAATCAAATGATaatgaatcaaaatatataatgcaCGACCTAATCATTGATTTAGCTTGCTTTGTTAGCAGAGAAATATGTTTGCATATGGTTGATAAGTTGGATAATGCAAAATCATATGCAAAGATTAGACATTCTTCATTTATTCCTCATTTTATGAACACTTTACAAAGATTTCAAAGCTTCTATGAAATGAAGAATTTGCGGACATTGTTATCCCGGGGTCGTGATGTGGGGAGATGCTACCTAACTAGTAAGGTGGTGCATGACTTGGTGCCAAAATTAAAATGCTTAAGGTCACTATCTCTACCTCACCTTGTGATTGAGGAGTTGCCGGATTCTATTGGTGACTTGAAACACTTGCGCTACCTCAACTTGTCTGTTACTTTAATCAAAAGATTGCCTGAATCAGTGGATAAACTCTTCAACTTGCAGACATTAAAGTTGTTCGATTGTTATGAGCTTATTGAGTTACCTAAAGGCATTTGCAATTTACTCAACTTGCTGCATCTTGATATTATTGGCACAACAAAATTGAAAGAGATGCCACCACATATTGGTAATTTGACTAGTCTCTGCGTGTTGACCAAATTTATCGTGGGGAAAAGCAATGGACGGATCACAGAGCTGAAGAAACTTTGTGATCTTCGAGGGCAGCTTCATATTACAAGTTTGGAGAATGTCGAAGTGGAAGATATTGGAGATGCGGCTTTTGCCATTCTGAAGGATAAGCCTGGTATCACCGAGTTATACTTGAAATGGACTGATGAATTTTCTTATGATTCGAGAAACCCAAGTCATGAAGAACAAGTTCTCAACTCAATACGGCCACATCAAAGTCTATCAAGCCTATCAATTACATCATTTGGTGGGAGGAAATTCCCATTGTGGCTAGGTGAGCCTTCATTCTCTGGCACGGTGCAGGTGGAGCTGAGCAACTGTCATCAAATTACTTCACTGCCACCACTCGGACGATTAAAGTCATTAAAAAGGTTGAGCATAAAAGGCTTAAGTGGAGTGAAGGAAGTTGGTGTGGAGTTTTATGGGGATGAATCATGTTTTTCTTGTTTGGAAACGCTAGAGATTGTTAATATGGGTGAGTGGGAGCAGTGGGCTTGGTCAAATGGGCTGGATGAAGATTCTGTGGCAAAATTTCCTAAGCTGCAAGAACTCCATATACAAAATTGTTCCAAGTTGGTTGAAAAATTGCCCAACTTCCTTCCTTCCCTGGAAAAACTTGTCATTATTAATTGCCCGCTCTTGGTTGAATTACCAAAAGTGCTCCCATCACTTATAACACTCAATATTAGAAGATGTCAAGTAGCATTTCTCAAGAGTGTGACTAATGCCACCTGTCTTACTAGCCTAAAGCGTTTGGAAATTGGAGGATGTCATGAGCTTGTGTCATTGGTAGATGGAGAGGAAGGGCTTTTGCCTTGCAACCTTGAAGTTTTGGACATAGATTTGTGTCCAAATCTGAAGGAGTTACCAAGTGGACTGAAAGACCTCAAatctcttgaagatttgaaaataAGCCAATGTAGGAGTTTAGTCTCCTTCCCAGTAGGGGGTTTGCCGCACAACTTGATATATCTTAGCATGAATAACTGTGAATCTTTGGAGTCTCTGCCGGAGGGAATTGTGTGTCACAGTAATTACAGTAGTGAGACGTCTCATCTCGAGGAATTGTGTATCTTTGGATGCGGATCTCTCGATTCTTCTTCAAATGGAAAGTTTCCTGATTCCCTCAAGACTCTTAACATTTGCAACTGGACGACACAATTATTAAACTCGCTATATTATGGGCTTTCTCATCTTACAGATTTACAAATATGGAACTGTCCTCAATTAGAATCGTTTCCTGGTAAGGAATTGCCCATCCCTTCTCTTGTCTCTTTAAAGATCGCCGACTGTCAAGGATTGAGGTCTCTATCCAATCATATGCAAAACTTCCAGAGTCTCCAAAATTTAGAAATAGGGGGCTGTCATCAATTAGAGTTGTTCCCAGAGATGGGATTGCCCAATCCCAAGCTTGTCTATTTTCATATTCATCGGTGCAAAAATTTGAGGTCTCTACCCAATCAGATGCAAAGCCTCACTTCCCTTCAATCTATCTCTGTGACTGATTGTGGAGGAGGTATAGAGTGCTCAATAGAATGTTTACCTCCAAACCTCACTATGCTTTCCATTGGTGCATGCTTGAATCTGAAACAGCCAATGCCAGAGTGGGGACTCCACAGGCTCACCTCTCTTAGAAAATTGACCATTGGCAGCATGAAGTCAACTGAAGATATTGTTTCCTTTCCAGATGACGACGGCTTTCTGCTTCCTGCTTATCTTACCCACCTCTTCATTGCTGGATTCAAGAATCTAAAATCCATATCCATGGGCATCCAAAACCTCACCTCTCTTAAAGAATTAGAAATTTGGTCGTGCCCAAAACTCCAGTCCTTCCCAGCTGAGGGCTTCCCTGCTACACTTGAATGCCTATCTATTGGCAACTGCCCTCTGCTTCGAGACCGTTGCTTAAAAGATAAAGGGGGAGACTACTGGCCTGTCATCTCTCATATTCCCCGTGTTGAAATTCACAATTAA